From the Planctomycetota bacterium genome, the window AGTTAAGGTTTAAGGGTAACATAATGAATCTGTTTAAGTTTGTTAGCAGAGGTTATCGGAAAGAAAAAGCCATAGCGTAGAGGTAAAACAGCTAATAAACCGAAAGAAGAAACTTATAAAAATTATTCAACAGAGCAGGGCTTTCCCGAATCCGGGTTCGGAATATTCGCTCATCGGATGCACCGTTTCGCCGGGATTTGATTTTGCGGATTTTGAACTTGGCAAAAGAGAGGCACTCGTAAAAAAGTTTCCTCATGCTAAAAATATTATCGAAAAACTCACCTGATATTTCCAGCAATCTGTTTAATTTTATTGATTTAGCTTTCAAAAGAGTGGTAAAATCTAAAAATAATAAGTCAATCTAGTCAGAAAAAAGGAGAGATAATCATGCAAAACGACAGCGTTCGCCTGCAGGATAGACAGGAAAGTCCGACTCAAACCGGGTTAAAAGTAAAAACAGCCGTGATGTCTGTAAGCGATAAGAGCGGATTGGTGGAATTTGCCAGATCCCTGAAAAAATGGGGGATTGAAATAATTTCCACCGGCGGCACGGCAAAAGTTCTCAAGGAAAACGGGATAGATATCACGCCCATCTCCAAAATCACCGGCAACGCTAAAGATGATTATTTTGACGGACGGATGAAAACCATCAGCTTTAACTATGAAAGCGCGCTCCTTTACAGGCGCGATAATCCTGAACACGTAAAGCAGGCAAAGGAATTAGGCATCCCGCAAATTGATATGGTCATCTGCAATCTTTATCCATTTGAAAAAGTTACCGCTAAGGAAGGCGTTACCATAGAAGACGCCATAGAAAATATCGATATCGGCGGTCCGTGCATGGTGCGCGCCGCAGCCAAAAACCACGAAAGTATCGCCATTGTCGTGGAGCCGGAACAATATAAGGAAATAATGGATGAAATGGCGAAAAACAAAGGCACTCTCGGGAAAGAATTGCTTAAGAAACTCATGGTTCGGGCATACGAGAAAACCGCGGATTACGATTCGGCAATCCATACATTCTTTGCGGATAAATTGACTAATGAGAAGGTAAAGCGAGCCAAGTATTTCAAAGGAATCCAACTCGGGCGCTATGCGGAAAACTGGCACCAAAAAGGGTGGCTCTATAAATCGCCTGTTTCGGCAGCGAGCATCCCCTGGGCAAAACAGGTCCACGGTGGGCCCTTGGGCTACAATAATTATTTGGATGCCGAGGCGGCTTTGCAATCCGTGCTTGAGCTTAAAGATTCAATCGCCGTTTCCATTATTAAGCACGCCAACCCCTGCGGCTATGCCACGGGCGAAACGCTTTTGGAAGCCTTTGAACGCGCCTGGCAGGGAGACCCGGTCAGCGCCTTCGGCAGCGTAATTGCCCTGACCAAGCCGCTGGATATGGACGTCGCTAAAATATTAGGCGAAAGGTTCGTGGAAGTGCTGGTCGCGCCATCCATAAAACCGGACGCGCTGGAATATATTAAATCATTGGGCAAAAAGAAGGCGGAGCTCCGCTTACTGGAAGTGGGGGACTTGAATAAAAGCAAGAATAACCTACTGAGGTTCATCACCGGCGGCGTTCTGGAACAGGAACAGGATAATAAATTCTTCTTGACTAATACCATAAAAGAATTGTTTAAGCCGCCGTTCCAGGCTAAATGCGCTAACAGCGGCAAGGATTTAACCGTCGGCATAATGACCAAGGTAAAGCCGCCTGCCGCGCGCGCCGGGTTATACGAATTCGGATTGCATTACGTCAAGCATATCAAATCCAATGCAATAGTTGTCGTCCGCGAATACCGCCCCGGATATTACCAGACCATCGGCATGGGCTGCGGGCAACCCAACCGCAAGGATTCCGTCATGCTGGCCGGCATGCGCGCGGTGGAAAACCTAAAGCGCGAATATACTGACATGAAGAAAGCCAAGAAAACTAAGATAAAAACCGCCAAGCAATATATCAAACAGCAGTTGCAGGCTGATAATGTGATTCTGGTTTCCGACGCTTTCTTCCCGTTCAGAGACGGGCTTGATAACGTTGCCGAAACAGGCGTGAAATATGTCATTGAACCGGGCGGTTCGATAAGGGATGAAGAAGTCATCAAGGCCGCCAACGAGTATAAAATGGGATTACTCTTTACCGGTGTAAGAAAGTTTTACCATTAAAATGAAATTCGTTTATCCTGTTTTACTACTTCTCGCGGCTGTTTCATACGCATCCGCAGAACCTGCGGCAGAGGCAGAAAAGTCAATTTCCCTGTTCGGCGGGGGCTTCTACGCAAAAGGCGCCGAATCCATGATTGATGATGATGCTACCAGTGTCGAAGATGTCGGCACCAAAGATTGGAACGGCAACTCACTTTGGGGATTGCGCTACGAAAAGCACTACCTTCGGCAAGACCGCCTGTTAAATGGTGGACTCGGATTCGAGCTCCTATCGTTTACTATCGTTAACCAAGAGGTATCCGATTCCCGCTCGTTTCTGGGCATTCCTTATACCGTCCAGTTAGATAAAATCGAATCTAAAACAGTCGGGTTAAGCGTGGATGGATTCCTTGATTTTAATTTCCAGAAACCCATAAGGCCATATCTCGGCTTGGGCATGGGACTATTCTTTGCTAATGTAAAGGATAAAAAAGCATCCCAGCAGGGAACGAACCCTTACATATTGGAAGCTGACGAAGCTTTCGGATGGGGATTGGGTTTTGATTTTCTGGTCGGCACTCGCTGGTATTTCAATGACAAGTTTTTCCTGATGCTTGAGATCCAGGAAAGGCAGCTCTTTTTAAGCACCTTGAGGTTCTTTGGCAATGACCTCAGCATCAGCCCATTATATTCCTGGCGTAATATCTGCATTGGGATTGGGATGAAGTTTTAACCTCCGTTTAGCGTTATCCCGGTAAAAATCCTTTACCAGTATATTCAATTAAGATATCTAATCCATACGCTTGCGTTCAGGATACAAGTCGTAAGCCAAACCGCCAATCAGATTACAAAGCATGAATGATTTACCCATATTTCTTTAGGTTTAAAATCCATAGGACATACTCATCAAAGTCTTTTCTGGCAGGAAAAGTCTGTTCTTTCCAATGGGCTTCATTAAAGTCCTTATTTGCCAGCAGCTTTAAACTCAAATTTGAATATTTACATTCAAGAACACGGCTCAATTTATCCGCCAAAAGGCTTAATCCGATTTCCTTAGTTTGATAGCCGCCCGCATCGGGTTGCATGATAATTGTGGTTTGTTCAGTGTTAAAATCGAACCTGCCGGTAAAATCATTAGTAATCAAATCAATCCTGAAAGTGATTCTGGTTTCTGTCTTTTCAATCATCTCGTATTTTTTCGGCATGGCAACCCCATAGCCGCTTACACCGGCGAATTTCTGGGTCTTAGCCGGGCCTTGTATTATGCGATGCTCATCAAGCTGAAACCTTCCCGCTATCGCAAGATAAATATCATCCCACCCAAGAAGAATACTCGTCGCCATAGTTGACAGATGAATGCCCTTGTCACCAATTTCCGCCTTGACCACCCTTTGCTCCGGCGGCAAAGGAATCGCCTGGCTTTGGTCAAGAATAAGCACCGGAACGCCCTTGGCTTTCAGATAATCAGCCATTTCCACGGCTTTCGATGGGGGAATGCCTTTCGCGATAACCCCGCCGGAATTGCGCAAATAGCGTAAGACATCAAACTTTTGTTGCCCTGTCATTTGAGCGATGACCGGGGCGATTTCGTAATAATTTATCCTCTCAAGA encodes:
- the purH gene encoding bifunctional phosphoribosylaminoimidazolecarboxamide formyltransferase/IMP cyclohydrolase produces the protein MQNDSVRLQDRQESPTQTGLKVKTAVMSVSDKSGLVEFARSLKKWGIEIISTGGTAKVLKENGIDITPISKITGNAKDDYFDGRMKTISFNYESALLYRRDNPEHVKQAKELGIPQIDMVICNLYPFEKVTAKEGVTIEDAIENIDIGGPCMVRAAAKNHESIAIVVEPEQYKEIMDEMAKNKGTLGKELLKKLMVRAYEKTADYDSAIHTFFADKLTNEKVKRAKYFKGIQLGRYAENWHQKGWLYKSPVSAASIPWAKQVHGGPLGYNNYLDAEAALQSVLELKDSIAVSIIKHANPCGYATGETLLEAFERAWQGDPVSAFGSVIALTKPLDMDVAKILGERFVEVLVAPSIKPDALEYIKSLGKKKAELRLLEVGDLNKSKNNLLRFITGGVLEQEQDNKFFLTNTIKELFKPPFQAKCANSGKDLTVGIMTKVKPPAARAGLYEFGLHYVKHIKSNAIVVVREYRPGYYQTIGMGCGQPNRKDSVMLAGMRAVENLKREYTDMKKAKKTKIKTAKQYIKQQLQADNVILVSDAFFPFRDGLDNVAETGVKYVIEPGGSIRDEEVIKAANEYKMGLLFTGVRKFYH
- a CDS encoding cupin domain-containing protein, whose product is MNRKKKLIKIIQQSRAFPNPGSEYSLIGCTVSPGFDFADFELGKREALVKKFPHAKNIIEKLT
- a CDS encoding outer membrane beta-barrel protein, with translation MKFVYPVLLLLAAVSYASAEPAAEAEKSISLFGGGFYAKGAESMIDDDATSVEDVGTKDWNGNSLWGLRYEKHYLRQDRLLNGGLGFELLSFTIVNQEVSDSRSFLGIPYTVQLDKIESKTVGLSVDGFLDFNFQKPIRPYLGLGMGLFFANVKDKKASQQGTNPYILEADEAFGWGLGFDFLVGTRWYFNDKFFLMLEIQERQLFLSTLRFFGNDLSISPLYSWRNICIGIGMKF